A stretch of the Methanobacterium veterum genome encodes the following:
- the aroE gene encoding shikimate dehydrogenase produces the protein MITGKTNVVGVIGDPVEHSLSPPMHNAAFKHLKMDYVYVPCHVKKGMLGDAITGAKSLNIKGLNVTIPHKTDVMKHLDALDKSAELIGAVNTIKFNEDCAKGYNTDGIGAVKAIEEVSSVKNKKVIILGAGGAARAISFQIIMDGAESIVIANRTVANAEQLQRDLVEKLNADVKSIDLGEKLEIELSNADILINTTPIGMYPNVDQEPLVKAELMHENLVVKDCVYNPLQTGLIKEAEKCNAKVVSGLKMLIYQGMEAFRIWTGVTPPLEIFERSLKGQFE, from the coding sequence ATGATAACCGGTAAAACAAATGTCGTAGGAGTAATAGGCGATCCCGTGGAGCACAGTTTATCTCCACCAATGCATAATGCTGCTTTTAAGCATTTAAAGATGGATTATGTTTATGTGCCGTGTCACGTGAAAAAAGGTATGCTCGGTGATGCAATAACAGGTGCAAAATCACTGAACATAAAAGGGCTGAATGTTACAATTCCACACAAAACAGATGTAATGAAACATCTTGATGCGCTTGATAAATCTGCAGAGCTCATTGGGGCAGTTAACACAATTAAATTCAATGAAGACTGCGCAAAAGGATACAATACAGACGGCATAGGTGCTGTAAAAGCTATTGAAGAAGTAAGCAGCGTGAAAAATAAAAAAGTTATCATATTGGGGGCTGGTGGAGCAGCTCGTGCAATTTCATTCCAAATAATTATGGATGGGGCAGAATCCATTGTAATTGCAAATAGAACAGTAGCAAATGCAGAGCAGCTCCAGAGAGATTTGGTTGAAAAACTGAATGCAGATGTTAAGAGTATAGATCTTGGTGAAAAACTCGAAATTGAACTTTCAAATGCCGATATTTTGATAAACACCACTCCAATTGGAATGTATCCAAATGTAGATCAGGAGCCGCTGGTTAAAGCTGAATTGATGCATGAAAATTTAGTTGTTAAAGACTGCGTTTATAACCCCTTACAAACAGGACTGATCAAAGAAGCTGAAAAATGCAATGCTAAAGTAGTATCTGGGCTTAAAATGCTTATTTATCAAGGTATGGAGGCATTCAGAATATGGACCGGTGTGACTCCACCTTTAGAAATTTTTGAACGCTCCTTAAAAGGCCAGTTTGAATAA
- the hisI gene encoding phosphoribosyl-AMP cyclohydrolase, with the protein MKTEECNFNFRHKVGDQNLVIAIAQDYKTSEVLMVAYMNEEALKKTIETKKAHYWSTSRQKLWLKGESSGNFQHVEEIRVDCDEDAVLIKVSQKGGACHEGYESCFFRKVVDDKLEIVGNKVFNPDEVYDKS; encoded by the coding sequence ATGAAAACTGAAGAATGCAATTTTAATTTTAGACACAAAGTAGGCGATCAGAACTTAGTTATAGCAATAGCACAGGACTATAAAACTTCCGAAGTCCTTATGGTGGCTTACATGAATGAAGAAGCCCTTAAAAAGACAATAGAAACAAAAAAAGCACACTACTGGAGTACTTCGCGCCAGAAGCTCTGGCTTAAAGGAGAAAGCTCAGGCAATTTCCAGCACGTTGAAGAGATACGTGTTGATTGTGATGAAGACGCTGTCCTTATCAAAGTTAGCCAAAAAGGCGGGGCCTGCCATGAAGGGTATGAATCATGCTTTTTCAGGAAAGTAGTAGATGATAAACTGGAAATTGTAGGAAATAAAGTATTTAATCCAGATGAAGTTTATGATAAAAGTTAA
- the npdG gene encoding NADPH-dependent F420 reductase: MKIAIIGGTGDQGLGLALRFVKAGEDIIIGSRDAKKAENAVDMVKEMLEDGEVSNIHGSTNVDAAKEGDIILLTVPLQAQIVTLRSIKEYIGDKIVIDATVPLDGCLGGRPTRYVDVWQGSAAERTAELLENTDAKVVSAFNNISAASLLNIKDDVDCDCLVSSDDEKARKEVMALAEKIPNVRSLDCGPLENARIVEKITPLLINLNIRNKIKLAGLRITGL, translated from the coding sequence ATGAAAATTGCAATAATAGGTGGAACAGGAGATCAAGGGCTTGGTTTAGCGTTAAGGTTTGTAAAAGCAGGCGAAGACATTATAATCGGCTCAAGAGATGCAAAAAAGGCAGAAAATGCTGTAGATATGGTAAAAGAAATGTTGGAAGACGGGGAAGTTTCAAATATCCACGGTTCAACTAATGTAGATGCAGCAAAAGAAGGTGACATTATATTGTTGACTGTGCCTTTACAAGCCCAAATAGTAACCCTTAGAAGCATAAAAGAATATATTGGCGATAAAATAGTCATTGATGCAACAGTTCCATTGGACGGTTGTTTAGGCGGCAGGCCAACACGCTATGTGGATGTATGGCAGGGTTCTGCAGCTGAGCGAACTGCTGAATTACTTGAAAACACAGATGCAAAAGTAGTTTCTGCTTTTAACAATATAAGTGCTGCAAGTTTGTTAAACATTAAAGATGACGTGGACTGCGACTGCCTTGTATCTAGTGATGATGAAAAAGCTAGGAAAGAAGTAATGGCACTTGCAGAAAAGATTCCAAATGTAAGATCTTTAGACTGCGGTCCTCTTGAAAATGCAAGAATTGTTGAAAAGATAACTCCATTGCTTATAAATCTTAATATTAGAAATAAGATCAAATTAGCCGGGTTAAGAATAACTGGGCTTTAA
- the hisS gene encoding histidine--tRNA ligase, with the protein MEISRPRGTRDFLSDEMKQRKYVENTFRRVFENYGYGEIKTPIFEDLTLFTMKSGEAIKEEIYHFKDKGERDLALRPELTAPVSRLYLNELQRSPKPLKMYYFGSCFRYERPQAGRFRQFWQFGCELIGGKSPEAEAEVIAMAAHCLNEIGLTDYEFHIGNLGIIRSLLNDAKIHADEQGQIMGLVDKGDVEELENLLNSMDISESLKEILLKLIEIKGHNEVIDEVRSIIKKCEGAFKALDDLEDLLNHLETFGFTNYIVNLGIARGLDYYSGMVFEIYVHGLGAQKQISGGGTYNLIEIFGGEPVESTGFAFGFDRVMEALKKQNAEIPVEGHVDVFVAPLSGNMRKESFKIVQDLRKNGISADVDLARKKVKKLLSYADHLRVKYAVLVGARDIEGGKVTLKNMESGNQELVDLDNLAIKLRDELEID; encoded by the coding sequence ATGGAAATATCAAGACCTAGAGGAACACGTGATTTTCTTTCAGATGAAATGAAACAGAGAAAATACGTTGAAAATACATTCAGACGAGTATTTGAAAATTATGGTTACGGTGAAATTAAAACACCAATATTTGAAGATTTAACACTTTTTACCATGAAATCAGGAGAGGCAATTAAGGAAGAGATCTATCACTTTAAAGATAAAGGTGAAAGAGATTTAGCTCTTAGGCCTGAATTAACCGCACCTGTATCTAGACTTTACCTCAATGAACTTCAAAGAAGTCCAAAACCACTTAAAATGTACTACTTTGGCAGCTGTTTCAGGTATGAACGCCCGCAGGCAGGCAGGTTCAGGCAGTTCTGGCAGTTTGGATGCGAGCTTATTGGGGGCAAATCTCCGGAAGCAGAAGCTGAAGTTATAGCAATGGCTGCCCACTGTCTTAATGAAATTGGTTTAACTGATTATGAATTCCATATTGGAAATTTAGGAATTATCAGAAGCCTTTTAAATGATGCAAAAATTCATGCAGACGAACAGGGACAGATAATGGGTTTAGTTGATAAAGGAGATGTTGAGGAACTTGAAAATTTATTAAACAGTATGGATATTTCAGAGTCTCTTAAAGAAATCCTTTTGAAGCTAATTGAGATAAAAGGGCACAATGAAGTGATAGACGAAGTACGAAGTATTATAAAAAAATGTGAAGGTGCTTTTAAAGCTCTGGATGATCTGGAAGATTTACTAAATCACCTTGAAACATTTGGATTCACCAATTACATCGTCAATCTTGGAATAGCCCGTGGACTGGACTATTATTCTGGAATGGTATTTGAAATTTATGTTCATGGTCTAGGTGCACAAAAACAAATAAGTGGTGGGGGAACCTATAATTTAATAGAGATATTCGGCGGTGAGCCAGTAGAATCTACAGGATTTGCATTTGGATTTGATAGGGTTATGGAAGCTCTTAAAAAACAGAATGCAGAGATTCCGGTGGAAGGACATGTAGATGTATTCGTTGCACCATTGTCAGGTAATATGAGGAAAGAGTCGTTTAAAATCGTTCAAGACTTAAGGAAAAACGGAATTTCGGCGGACGTTGACCTTGCAAGGAAAAAAGTCAAAAAATTGTTATCTTATGCAGACCATTTGAGGGTGAAATATGCGGTTCTAGTTGGTGCAAGGGATATTGAAGGTGGAAAAGTTACATTAAAAAATATGGAATCTGGAAATCAGGAGTTAGTTGATCTGGATAACCTGGCCATAAAATTACGCGATGAACTGGAGATAGATTAA
- a CDS encoding HepT-like ribonuclease domain-containing protein, with protein MTSNIFLDHILQSIELIEDYTKDITKEDFLNTDFIQESVVRRIKIIGESVKNMPQDFKDKYPEIPWETIANVTDVLENGDCDLDVVWETVNDEIPVLKTEILKMNEVKITY; from the coding sequence ATGACTTCAAATATATTTCTAGACCATATTTTACAATCTATCGAGCTCATCGAAGATTATACGAAGGATATAACTAAAGAAGACTTTTTAAATACTGACTTCATTCAAGAATCAGTAGTTAGACGGATTAAAATCATTGGTGAGTCGGTTAAAAATATGCCTCAAGATTTTAAAGATAAATACCCTGAGATTCCATGGGAAACCATTGCCAATGTCACGGATGTCCTTGAAAATGGAGATTGTGATCTTGATGTGGTTTGGGAAACTGTAAATGATGAGATTCCTGTCTTGAAAACAGAAATCTTAAAAATGAATGAAGTTAAAATAACCTATTAA
- a CDS encoding TatD family hydrolase → MENITITDNHIHVDPHNGEGPIEVAKKFQRAGGNVMIIPNKPTWTVGKLCSFEEAMELVIKCVDKINTNTDVKAFAVVGAHPAELSKRVENGMKLEMAEKMMMGTLEDAQKLVLEGKAIGIGEVGRPHYEVSPEELEAHNRIMSYAMELAADADCAVQLHTEDATEEHFMEFARMADKAGLDRHKVMKHFSGPMVSADENHGLTPSLISTRTVVTEGLKKGTNFLMETDYMDMLERPGAVLGPKTVPRRTKELLRNGTLTEGDAHKIHVENVEKVYGIDLGF, encoded by the coding sequence ATGGAAAACATCACTATAACAGACAACCATATCCATGTCGACCCACATAATGGTGAAGGTCCCATTGAGGTTGCAAAAAAATTCCAGAGGGCCGGCGGAAATGTGATGATCATACCCAACAAACCAACATGGACAGTCGGAAAATTATGCAGCTTTGAGGAAGCAATGGAACTTGTTATCAAATGTGTAGATAAGATAAATACAAATACAGATGTGAAGGCATTTGCAGTGGTGGGTGCTCACCCTGCAGAGCTTTCAAAACGTGTTGAAAATGGTATGAAACTTGAAATGGCAGAAAAAATGATGATGGGTACACTGGAAGATGCGCAAAAACTTGTACTTGAAGGAAAAGCTATCGGAATTGGTGAAGTCGGAAGACCTCATTATGAAGTCTCACCTGAAGAGCTTGAAGCCCACAACAGGATCATGTCATATGCCATGGAACTTGCAGCTGATGCTGACTGCGCTGTACAGCTCCACACAGAAGATGCAACTGAAGAACATTTCATGGAATTTGCCAGAATGGCAGATAAAGCAGGTTTAGACCGACATAAAGTTATGAAACATTTTTCAGGGCCGATGGTTAGTGCTGATGAAAATCACGGATTGACACCTTCTCTTATCTCAACAAGGACTGTTGTAACTGAAGGGCTTAAAAAAGGAACTAATTTTTTAATGGAAACCGATTATATGGATATGCTCGAAAGACCCGGTGCAGTTCTAGGCCCAAAAACAGTTCCAAGACGGACAAAAGAGCTCTTAAGAAATGGGACTTTAACTGAAGGAGACGCCCATAAAATCCATGTGGAAAATGTAGAAAAAGTTTATGGAATTGATCTGGGCTTTTAA
- a CDS encoding RNA ligase partner protein produces the protein MPAKQRFVLDTTAFTDTQLRDEIGEGDLATTVDILIDLIAKSRIKLNMSCHMPPITYKEFINYMTRYECPEDILVKTETWIVKKSPNRYDTKIPSEIFYEYVHDMRERMNKGMKISENAIWETAVESMVRLGRGQEKSDIEFEVLGNAIKDFRKKYRAALRKGTLDSAPDLDCLLLAKELGAGVVAADEGIKVWAERLGLRFLSAKSFPKMMREYLKYYE, from the coding sequence ATGCCTGCAAAACAAAGGTTTGTGTTGGATACAACTGCATTTACAGATACACAGCTTAGAGATGAAATTGGAGAAGGAGATCTGGCAACTACTGTAGATATTTTAATAGATTTAATTGCTAAATCACGAATAAAGCTTAATATGAGCTGCCACATGCCTCCTATTACTTATAAAGAATTTATAAATTATATGACTCGGTATGAATGCCCTGAGGATATACTGGTAAAAACAGAGACATGGATTGTAAAAAAAAGCCCAAATAGATATGATACTAAAATACCTTCTGAAATATTCTATGAATATGTTCATGACATGAGGGAAAGGATGAACAAGGGTATGAAAATATCAGAAAATGCCATATGGGAAACTGCTGTAGAATCTATGGTTAGATTAGGACGAGGGCAGGAAAAATCAGACATTGAATTTGAAGTGCTTGGAAACGCTATAAAAGACTTTAGAAAAAAATATAGGGCTGCATTAAGAAAAGGTACCCTTGATAGTGCTCCGGATCTGGATTGTCTGCTTCTTGCTAAAGAGTTAGGGGCAGGAGTTGTAGCGGCCGATGAAGGCATTAAAGTTTGGGCCGAAAGGCTTGGGTTGAGATTTTTAAGCGCAAAATCGTTCCCTAAAATGATGAGAGAGTATTTAAAGTACTATGAATAA
- a CDS encoding TIGR00267 family protein gives MNIRELIEEYFKMSRYVALGTLDGILAVMGVTLAASGVASAGGLEISNFAIGLTGLSGGIALAMSNAFGSFIGERAEEARTLRELEEKMMLNEGDLDETIIYKQAKRRIYMSMFTHGFSSFIGSFVPVVPFLLIADKITATITTVVLCFVALIILGLYLGKVSRDSLLRVSFEIVLIGVLISVVSFIIGGSH, from the coding sequence ATGAACATACGAGAATTAATTGAAGAATATTTTAAAATGAGCCGATATGTCGCTTTAGGTACTTTAGACGGAATTCTTGCAGTTATGGGTGTAACACTGGCTGCAAGTGGTGTAGCAAGTGCCGGAGGGCTCGAAATTTCTAATTTTGCTATAGGCCTTACTGGATTAAGTGGGGGTATAGCTCTTGCAATGTCAAATGCATTTGGTTCTTTCATAGGTGAAAGGGCAGAAGAAGCAAGGACACTGCGTGAACTGGAAGAAAAGATGATGCTTAACGAGGGAGACCTTGACGAGACCATTATTTACAAGCAGGCCAAAAGAAGAATTTACATGAGTATGTTTACCCATGGATTTTCCAGTTTTATAGGGTCTTTCGTTCCTGTAGTGCCTTTTTTGCTAATTGCAGATAAAATAACAGCTACTATAACTACTGTAGTGCTTTGTTTTGTAGCATTGATCATACTGGGATTGTATCTTGGTAAAGTATCAAGGGACAGCCTTTTAAGGGTCAGTTTTGAAATTGTTTTAATTGGGGTACTTATAAGTGTTGTTTCTTTCATTATTGGGGGAAGCCACTAA
- a CDS encoding PINc/VapC family ATPase, producing the protein MKIVPDTSVIVDGRITKIVQEDEFKGCEVVIPEAVVSELENQANRGRETGFNGLEELKNLQDLYNEGIIDLIYIGKRPTLEQISLAKGGEIDAMIRDTAQKTESTLITSDRVQMEVAKAQGLEVIYLRQEMVGYTELEIAKFFDDETMSVHLKEDVVPMAKKGTPGNIKLVKIGSRPLAYQEIESMAKEIMERTKSDFKSFIEIEREGATVVQFREYRISIARPPFSDGFEITVVRPVAKVSLKDYRLPDKLIDRLRERAKGILIAGPPGAGKTTFAQAIAEFYSKNLNSIVKTMESPRDLQVSAEITQYAPLERSMEKTADILLLVRPDYTIYDELRKTRDFRIFADMRLAGVGMIGVVHATKPIDAIQRILGRVELGIIPSIVDTTIFINNGNVEAVYDVALTVKVPSGMLEADLSRPVIEIRNFDTGDLTHEIYTYGEQTIVMEVGVTTYEKTPVQKIAEREIIKEIKKTVPGARVEVDMKSDKRATVWMDEEYIPKLIGKKGKTIDEVERRIGISIGVEPFRTDGHEETFNVDVQLSGNYVVLNFGKDNIGTPFDILVKDEYLFTATVGKKGTIKIKKDIELAGIIMDALKRNIPIEARVRNE; encoded by the coding sequence ATGAAAATAGTTCCAGATACTAGCGTTATTGTGGATGGACGAATTACTAAAATTGTCCAGGAAGATGAATTTAAGGGATGTGAAGTAGTAATTCCTGAAGCAGTTGTATCTGAATTGGAAAACCAGGCAAATAGGGGAAGAGAAACTGGATTCAACGGTTTAGAAGAGTTAAAGAATCTCCAGGACCTTTACAATGAAGGAATTATAGATTTAATTTACATTGGTAAAAGACCAACTCTTGAGCAGATATCTCTGGCAAAAGGTGGGGAAATAGATGCTATGATAAGAGACACGGCTCAAAAAACAGAATCTACCCTGATCACTAGTGATAGGGTTCAAATGGAAGTTGCAAAAGCCCAGGGACTTGAAGTTATTTATCTGAGACAGGAAATGGTTGGATATACAGAACTTGAAATAGCCAAGTTTTTTGATGATGAGACCATGTCCGTTCACTTAAAAGAAGATGTAGTTCCAATGGCGAAAAAGGGAACTCCGGGAAATATAAAACTTGTCAAAATAGGATCAAGACCTTTAGCATATCAAGAAATTGAAAGTATGGCTAAAGAGATCATGGAAAGAACAAAAAGTGACTTTAAAAGTTTTATTGAGATAGAAAGAGAAGGTGCAACTGTTGTTCAGTTTAGAGAATATCGTATATCAATTGCAAGGCCTCCTTTTTCTGATGGATTTGAGATAACAGTAGTAAGACCAGTGGCAAAGGTATCTCTAAAGGATTACAGACTTCCAGATAAGCTTATTGACAGATTAAGGGAAAGAGCTAAAGGAATATTAATTGCAGGTCCGCCAGGTGCAGGTAAAACTACTTTTGCCCAGGCAATTGCAGAATTTTACAGTAAAAACCTCAATTCCATTGTCAAAACTATGGAATCACCACGTGATTTGCAGGTCAGCGCGGAAATAACTCAATACGCACCTTTAGAACGAAGTATGGAGAAAACAGCAGATATACTGCTCCTTGTACGTCCTGATTACACTATATATGATGAATTAAGGAAAACAAGAGATTTCAGGATATTTGCAGACATGAGGCTTGCAGGGGTAGGTATGATTGGTGTTGTACACGCTACAAAACCTATAGACGCAATTCAAAGGATACTTGGAAGGGTAGAGCTTGGAATAATCCCATCAATTGTAGACACAACCATTTTTATAAATAATGGAAATGTGGAAGCAGTTTACGATGTTGCACTTACTGTAAAAGTTCCATCTGGAATGTTAGAGGCAGATCTTTCAAGGCCAGTTATAGAAATCCGTAATTTTGATACTGGGGACCTTACACATGAGATATACACCTATGGTGAGCAAACTATTGTTATGGAAGTGGGAGTAACCACTTATGAAAAAACTCCAGTTCAAAAGATTGCAGAACGTGAAATAATAAAAGAGATTAAGAAAACCGTTCCTGGGGCCCGTGTTGAAGTTGACATGAAATCTGATAAACGTGCCACTGTCTGGATGGATGAAGAATATATTCCAAAGCTTATAGGTAAAAAAGGAAAGACAATTGATGAAGTTGAAAGAAGAATAGGGATAAGCATAGGCGTTGAACCATTTAGAACCGATGGACATGAAGAAACGTTTAATGTAGATGTCCAGCTTTCTGGAAATTATGTGGTACTGAACTTTGGTAAAGATAATATAGGTACTCCTTTTGATATTTTGGTGAAGGACGAATACTTATTTACTGCAACAGTTGGTAAAAAAGGTACCATTAAAATTAAAAAGGATATAGAACTCGCAGGCATCATAATGGATGCACTTAAAAGAAATATCCCTATAGAGGCCCGGGTTAGAAACGAATAA
- the sucD gene encoding succinate--CoA ligase subunit alpha — translation MIILNENTRCIVQGATGKQGSFHTEQMIAYNTNIVAGTSPGKGGQKLGSVNIYNSVEEAKEENPDINASIIFIPAPFAKDAAFEAISQLDIVTIITEHIPVHDTMEIVEYAKRHNTIVIGPNTPGIITPGVGKLGIMPTHIFNKGNIGIVSRSGTLTYEVANQITNAGMGQSTCLGIGGDPVVGMDFADVLQRFEDDDGTDAMVMIGEIGGNAEENAAKFISKNISKPVVAYIAGVTAPPGKRMGHAGAIIEGESGTAKSKIAALEEAGVTVASAPSEIVKVIKNALK, via the coding sequence ATGATAATTCTTAATGAAAATACCCGCTGTATTGTGCAGGGGGCTACAGGAAAGCAGGGGTCTTTCCACACTGAACAGATGATTGCTTACAATACAAATATTGTGGCAGGGACATCTCCTGGAAAGGGCGGCCAAAAATTAGGTTCAGTAAATATTTATAATTCAGTAGAAGAGGCTAAAGAAGAAAATCCAGATATAAATGCATCAATTATTTTTATTCCGGCACCATTTGCCAAGGACGCAGCATTTGAAGCTATTTCACAGCTTGATATTGTAACTATAATTACTGAGCATATTCCGGTGCATGATACAATGGAAATTGTAGAGTATGCAAAAAGACATAATACCATTGTAATAGGTCCAAATACTCCTGGAATCATAACTCCGGGTGTTGGAAAGCTTGGAATAATGCCTACACATATTTTTAATAAAGGGAATATTGGAATAGTTTCAAGAAGCGGTACATTAACCTATGAAGTTGCAAATCAAATAACCAACGCAGGAATGGGCCAAAGTACATGTTTGGGCATTGGTGGAGACCCTGTTGTAGGTATGGATTTTGCAGATGTGCTTCAAAGGTTCGAAGACGATGACGGCACCGACGCAATGGTGATGATTGGTGAAATTGGAGGAAATGCTGAAGAAAACGCAGCGAAATTTATAAGTAAAAATATTTCAAAACCAGTGGTGGCTTACATTGCAGGAGTTACTGCACCTCCGGGTAAAAGGATGGGGCATGCAGGTGCAATTATTGAAGGAGAAAGCGGGACTGCAAAAAGTAAAATAGCTGCACTTGAAGAAGCAGGTGTAACTGTAGCTTCAGCGCCTTCTGAAATTGTAAAAGTTATAAAAAATGCATTAAAATAA
- the hmgA gene encoding hydroxymethylglutaryl-CoA reductase (NADPH): MVNEREIIDKLKAGEIKLREIEKYTDNIDQAVAIRRKFIEEVSNSKIEHLSNYSIDMESASKKNIEQPIGAVQIPVGIAGPLKINGDYAQGEFYIPLATSEGALIASINRGCSSITGAGGATTRIIDDKMTRAPVIKAKSLTHAIEIKTWIENNFKELKKAAEVTTRHGKLIKIDPVIVVGRYVYPRFVFTTGDSMGMNMVTIATEAALSLLSHKTGAHVIASSGNVCVDKKPSSINMVEGRGKSLVAEIIIPKEIVEKKLKSTSEAIVEVNTSKNLIGSAISGSMGFNAQYANMIGAIFLATGQDEAHIVEGSLGITTASREENGDLYFSVTLPDVPIATVGGGTSIGTARECLEIMGVYGNEKVHKFAEIIAGTVLAGELSLMAALAAGHLARAHKELGRG, from the coding sequence ATGGTAAATGAAAGAGAAATTATAGATAAACTTAAAGCTGGAGAAATTAAACTTCGCGAAATTGAAAAGTACACTGATAACATTGATCAAGCGGTGGCAATCAGGCGTAAATTTATAGAAGAAGTAAGCAATTCCAAAATTGAACATTTATCAAATTATTCAATCGATATGGAAAGTGCATCTAAAAAGAACATTGAACAACCCATAGGTGCAGTCCAGATACCTGTTGGAATCGCTGGCCCCCTTAAGATTAATGGAGATTATGCCCAGGGAGAATTTTATATACCACTTGCAACATCTGAAGGGGCCCTTATAGCATCTATAAACAGGGGATGTTCTAGTATAACTGGAGCAGGTGGGGCCACCACCAGAATAATCGATGACAAAATGACTAGGGCGCCAGTTATAAAAGCTAAATCTTTAACTCATGCTATTGAAATTAAAACATGGATTGAAAACAACTTCAAAGAGCTTAAAAAAGCAGCAGAAGTAACTACAAGGCACGGGAAACTTATAAAAATTGACCCAGTAATTGTTGTCGGCAGGTATGTTTACCCTAGATTTGTATTTACAACAGGGGACAGTATGGGAATGAACATGGTTACAATAGCAACTGAAGCGGCTTTAAGCCTTTTATCCCATAAAACAGGTGCCCATGTAATTGCATCAAGTGGAAATGTATGTGTGGATAAAAAACCATCTTCTATAAACATGGTAGAGGGAAGAGGTAAAAGCCTTGTTGCAGAAATTATTATTCCCAAGGAAATAGTTGAGAAAAAGCTTAAATCAACATCTGAAGCCATTGTTGAAGTTAATACATCTAAAAACCTGATTGGATCTGCAATTTCTGGAAGTATGGGATTCAACGCCCAGTATGCAAACATGATCGGCGCTATATTTTTAGCCACAGGACAGGACGAAGCCCACATAGTTGAGGGGAGCCTTGGAATAACAACTGCATCAAGAGAGGAAAATGGAGACCTTTATTTTTCAGTCACACTCCCTGATGTCCCAATTGCAACAGTTGGTGGGGGTACGAGTATTGGTACAGCCCGTGAGTGCCTCGAAATTATGGGTGTCTATGGAAATGAAAAGGTCCATAAGTTTGCTGAAATCATTGCAGGAACTGTACTTGCAGGTGAACTTTCACTCATGGCTGCTTTGGCTGCAGGGCATTTGGCCAGGGCTCATAAGGAGTTAGGAAGGGGCTAA
- a CDS encoding sugar phosphate isomerase/epimerase family protein, translated as MKIGVSTLALFPMSLKEILDYLESINVKYCELMMEYPYNQIDPDIVNSYNLKTSIHAPLSDINIASLNESIRKASVEEVKNSIDLASKMDSEVVVVHPGHMAFLARKFPEKIKESSLISLKECSKFAEERGIKLCVENMPDMEGMTCKGLDELNELVQEIGALMTVDVGHAYNAGVSIDEILKYDNIGHFHLSDNDGSFDNHNAVGSKDIDFKSLFEGLKKKNFEGVLVVEVTNKNEILESLDYINSLNI; from the coding sequence ATGAAAATTGGAGTATCAACACTTGCGCTGTTTCCAATGTCCCTTAAGGAGATACTGGACTATTTAGAAAGTATAAATGTCAAATATTGTGAATTAATGATGGAATATCCTTATAATCAGATAGATCCAGATATTGTAAATTCTTATAATCTAAAAACAAGTATACATGCTCCTCTTTCTGATATCAATATCGCTTCTTTAAATGAGTCTATACGAAAGGCTTCAGTTGAAGAAGTGAAAAATTCAATTGATTTGGCTTCTAAAATGGATTCGGAAGTAGTAGTTGTGCACCCTGGCCATATGGCATTTTTAGCACGGAAATTTCCAGAAAAAATCAAGGAAAGCAGTTTGATTTCACTTAAAGAATGTTCAAAATTTGCTGAAGAACGCGGAATAAAGTTGTGTGTTGAAAACATGCCGGACATGGAAGGAATGACCTGTAAGGGTCTTGATGAACTTAATGAGCTGGTTCAGGAGATTGGGGCGCTCATGACGGTCGATGTTGGGCATGCATATAATGCAGGTGTATCTATTGATGAAATTTTAAAATATGATAACATCGGGCACTTTCACCTGAGCGACAATGATGGGTCCTTTGATAACCATAATGCTGTAGGAAGTAAAGATATTGATTTTAAGTCCCTCTTTGAAGGTTTGAAAAAGAAGAACTTTGAGGGCGTACTTGTTGTAGAAGTTACAAACAAGAATGAAATTCTAGAAAGTCTTGATTATATAAATAGCTTAAATATTTGA